Proteins encoded together in one Quercus lobata isolate SW786 chromosome 3, ValleyOak3.0 Primary Assembly, whole genome shotgun sequence window:
- the LOC115981860 gene encoding cysteine-rich receptor-like protein kinase 3 isoform X1: MSNSLFLFLLILFLCLFVNPCLSDPRATEAALICTNKTSPMPQRQTFVSNFLAAMETVTPLIATQRYAAVVNGTGNTTVYAFGECMKDLTNIDCDLCFAQCKTQLLRCLPFQRATRGGRLFYDGCYLRYDDYYFFNEALSVQDKTVCGAQEFVGNGSVFSANVNQLVMNLSVEAPKFDGFSVGFVTNENVTVYGLAQCWEFMNGTACEDCLANAVSNISSCTPKQEGRVLNTGCYLRYSTEKFYYNSTQPVRNSNQGSKLAIALAATSSALALLLVIATVVFIVRKNVLKRRGEREQLGPLLATVNNSKLNYSYEVLEKATNYFHHSKKLGQGGSGSVYKGVLPDGKVVAIKRLFFNTRQWVDHFFNEVNLISDIHHKNLVKLLGCSIAGPESLLVYEYVPNQSLHDYFSAKRKLQLLKWEVRYKIILGTAEGLAYLHEELEMRIIHRDIKLSNILLEEDFTAKIADFGLARLFPEDKTHISTGIAGTLGYMAPEYVIRGILTEKVDVYSFGVLVIEVVSGKRNNTFSQYSYSILQMVWNLYGIGRVCEAVDPALEGQFQEEEASRLLQIGLLCVQASAELRPSMSTVVKMLSDNHEIPQPTHPPFLNSSSAEISQSRPSRTYNSQPESYTHSLGRPSRTYNSQPESYTHSSGNNSTESGIEPR, from the exons ATGTCTAATtcactcttcctcttcctcttaaTCCTATTCTTATGTTTGTTTGTAAATCCTTGTCTTTCCGACCCAAGAGCCACAGAGGCTGCTCTCATATGCACCAACAAAACCTCCCCAATGCCACAGCGCCAAACCTTCGTAAGCAACTTCTTGGCGGCCATGGAAACAGTGACCCCGTTGATTGCCACACAAAGATACGCAGCTGTTGTGAACGGGACTGGTAATACCACAGTTTATGCTTTTGGTGAGTGCATGAAAGATCTAACTAATATAGACTGTGATCTTTGCTTTGCTCAGTGCAAGACTCAGCTCCTCAGGTGTTTACCATTTCAAAGAGCCACTCGTGGTGGCAGGCTTTTCTATGATGGGTGTTATCTAAGGTACGATGATTACTATTTTTTCAATGAGGCTTTGAGTGTGCAAGACAAGACCGTGTGTGGAGCCCAAGAGTTTGTTGGAAATGGTTCTGTTTTTAGCGCTAATGTTAATCAGTTGGTGATGAATCTAAGCGTGGAAGCACCGAAGTTTGATGGGTTTTCTGTGGGGTTTGTGACCAATGAAAACGTCACGGTTTATGGATTGGCTCAGTGCTGGGAATTTATGAATGGTACTGCTTGTGAGGACTGCTTGGCCAATGCGGTTTCTAACATTAGTTCATGTACTCCAAAACAAGAAGGAAGGGTCTTGAACACTGGTTGCTATTTGAGGTATTCAACAGAAAAGTTCTATTATAATTCGACTCAGCCTGTTAGAAACAGTAATCAAG GTAGCAAGTTAGCTATAGCTTTGGCTGCAACATCATCTGCTTTGGCTCTTTTGCTGGTTATTGCAACGGTTGTCTTCATTGTGAGGAAGAATGTACTAAAGAGGAGGGGAG AGAGAGAGCAACTAGGCCCTTTGTTGGCCACTGTGAACAACTCCAAACTCAATTACTCGTACGAAGTTCTTGAAAAGGCCACAAATTACTTTCACCATTCCAAGAAACTGGGTCAAGGAGGATCTGGTTCTGTTTACAAG GGAGTTTTGCCAGATGGGAAGGTTGTTGCCATTAAGAGGCTTTTCTTCAATACCAGACAATGGGTGGATCATTTCTTCAATGAAGTCAATTTGATCAGCGATATCCATCACAAAAATCTTGTAAAGTTGTTGGGATGCAGTATTGCAGGCCCTGAAAGCCTTCTTGTTTATGAATATGTGCCAAATCAAAGCCTCCATGATTACTTTTCTG CGAAAAGGAAGTTACAGCTGCTAAAATGGGAGGTGCGGTATAAGATCATATTAGGTACGGCTGAGGGCTTGGCCTATCTCCACGAGGAATTAGAAATGAGAATCATTCATAGAGACATTAAATTAAGCAATATACTGCTTGAAGAGGACTTCACAGCAAAGATTGCAGATTTTGGACTTGCTAGATTATTTCCAGAAGATAAGACACACATCAGCACTGGCATTGCTGGCACACT AGGTTACATGGCCCCAGAGTATGTTATTCGCGGCATATTGACTGAGAAAGTAGACGTTTACAGTTTTGGTGTTCTTGTAATTGAAGTTGTATCTGGAAAGAGGAACAATACCTTCTCTCAATATTCATATTCCATCCTACAAATG gTCTGGAACCTTTATGGAATAGGTAGGGTATGTGAAGCTGTTGATCCAGCCTTAGAGGGTCAGTTCCAAGAAGAGGAGGCATCTCGATTACTTCAAATTGGGCTACTATGTGTACAAGCCTCTGCAGAGCTGCGGCCATCAATGTCAACAGTAGTGAAAATGTTATCTGATAATCATGAAATTCCTCAGCCAACACATCCACCGTTTCTCAATTCCAGTAGTGCAGAAATCAGTCAATCTAGACCATCTAGAACATACAATTCTCAGCCTGAGTCTTACACTCACTCTTTAGGCAGACCATCTAGAACATACAATTCTCAACCTGAGTCCTACACTCACTCTTCAGGGAACAACTCAACAGAGAGTGGGATTGAGCCTAGATGA
- the LOC115981860 gene encoding cysteine-rich receptor-like protein kinase 3 isoform X2 codes for MPQRQTFVSNFLAAMETVTPLIATQRYAAVVNGTGNTTVYAFGECMKDLTNIDCDLCFAQCKTQLLRCLPFQRATRGGRLFYDGCYLRYDDYYFFNEALSVQDKTVCGAQEFVGNGSVFSANVNQLVMNLSVEAPKFDGFSVGFVTNENVTVYGLAQCWEFMNGTACEDCLANAVSNISSCTPKQEGRVLNTGCYLRYSTEKFYYNSTQPVRNSNQGSKLAIALAATSSALALLLVIATVVFIVRKNVLKRRGEREQLGPLLATVNNSKLNYSYEVLEKATNYFHHSKKLGQGGSGSVYKGVLPDGKVVAIKRLFFNTRQWVDHFFNEVNLISDIHHKNLVKLLGCSIAGPESLLVYEYVPNQSLHDYFSAKRKLQLLKWEVRYKIILGTAEGLAYLHEELEMRIIHRDIKLSNILLEEDFTAKIADFGLARLFPEDKTHISTGIAGTLGYMAPEYVIRGILTEKVDVYSFGVLVIEVVSGKRNNTFSQYSYSILQMVWNLYGIGRVCEAVDPALEGQFQEEEASRLLQIGLLCVQASAELRPSMSTVVKMLSDNHEIPQPTHPPFLNSSSAEISQSRPSRTYNSQPESYTHSLGRPSRTYNSQPESYTHSSGNNSTESGIEPR; via the exons ATGCCACAGCGCCAAACCTTCGTAAGCAACTTCTTGGCGGCCATGGAAACAGTGACCCCGTTGATTGCCACACAAAGATACGCAGCTGTTGTGAACGGGACTGGTAATACCACAGTTTATGCTTTTGGTGAGTGCATGAAAGATCTAACTAATATAGACTGTGATCTTTGCTTTGCTCAGTGCAAGACTCAGCTCCTCAGGTGTTTACCATTTCAAAGAGCCACTCGTGGTGGCAGGCTTTTCTATGATGGGTGTTATCTAAGGTACGATGATTACTATTTTTTCAATGAGGCTTTGAGTGTGCAAGACAAGACCGTGTGTGGAGCCCAAGAGTTTGTTGGAAATGGTTCTGTTTTTAGCGCTAATGTTAATCAGTTGGTGATGAATCTAAGCGTGGAAGCACCGAAGTTTGATGGGTTTTCTGTGGGGTTTGTGACCAATGAAAACGTCACGGTTTATGGATTGGCTCAGTGCTGGGAATTTATGAATGGTACTGCTTGTGAGGACTGCTTGGCCAATGCGGTTTCTAACATTAGTTCATGTACTCCAAAACAAGAAGGAAGGGTCTTGAACACTGGTTGCTATTTGAGGTATTCAACAGAAAAGTTCTATTATAATTCGACTCAGCCTGTTAGAAACAGTAATCAAG GTAGCAAGTTAGCTATAGCTTTGGCTGCAACATCATCTGCTTTGGCTCTTTTGCTGGTTATTGCAACGGTTGTCTTCATTGTGAGGAAGAATGTACTAAAGAGGAGGGGAG AGAGAGAGCAACTAGGCCCTTTGTTGGCCACTGTGAACAACTCCAAACTCAATTACTCGTACGAAGTTCTTGAAAAGGCCACAAATTACTTTCACCATTCCAAGAAACTGGGTCAAGGAGGATCTGGTTCTGTTTACAAG GGAGTTTTGCCAGATGGGAAGGTTGTTGCCATTAAGAGGCTTTTCTTCAATACCAGACAATGGGTGGATCATTTCTTCAATGAAGTCAATTTGATCAGCGATATCCATCACAAAAATCTTGTAAAGTTGTTGGGATGCAGTATTGCAGGCCCTGAAAGCCTTCTTGTTTATGAATATGTGCCAAATCAAAGCCTCCATGATTACTTTTCTG CGAAAAGGAAGTTACAGCTGCTAAAATGGGAGGTGCGGTATAAGATCATATTAGGTACGGCTGAGGGCTTGGCCTATCTCCACGAGGAATTAGAAATGAGAATCATTCATAGAGACATTAAATTAAGCAATATACTGCTTGAAGAGGACTTCACAGCAAAGATTGCAGATTTTGGACTTGCTAGATTATTTCCAGAAGATAAGACACACATCAGCACTGGCATTGCTGGCACACT AGGTTACATGGCCCCAGAGTATGTTATTCGCGGCATATTGACTGAGAAAGTAGACGTTTACAGTTTTGGTGTTCTTGTAATTGAAGTTGTATCTGGAAAGAGGAACAATACCTTCTCTCAATATTCATATTCCATCCTACAAATG gTCTGGAACCTTTATGGAATAGGTAGGGTATGTGAAGCTGTTGATCCAGCCTTAGAGGGTCAGTTCCAAGAAGAGGAGGCATCTCGATTACTTCAAATTGGGCTACTATGTGTACAAGCCTCTGCAGAGCTGCGGCCATCAATGTCAACAGTAGTGAAAATGTTATCTGATAATCATGAAATTCCTCAGCCAACACATCCACCGTTTCTCAATTCCAGTAGTGCAGAAATCAGTCAATCTAGACCATCTAGAACATACAATTCTCAGCCTGAGTCTTACACTCACTCTTTAGGCAGACCATCTAGAACATACAATTCTCAACCTGAGTCCTACACTCACTCTTCAGGGAACAACTCAACAGAGAGTGGGATTGAGCCTAGATGA